One window from the genome of Podospora pseudocomata strain CBS 415.72m chromosome 6, whole genome shotgun sequence encodes:
- a CDS encoding hypothetical protein (COG:S; EggNog:ENOG503P6XS), protein MEGTGTLASLAIMATGFQRALASEWTGWTGTELQAYATSYLPYGCNPEVLTGTRSCETYVPRPFTVKHTNIPTGVIPAFSTATTNIYWGIVMSTIILPADAIPRSELEDWYKLPSPSIRSQFTTDLWIVDHILTAPASCPTPFEFTTSTSLQPWAGWFPSEFLTEYMLPKATVLPVQTHSTKGYNPSLVREIHVKPTNLPPTRHGGPHARTYYDSVVSSLNTTYVQKCHRPGGPRPLTQEERCPYTYAGKCSKVEPWKVIIATVIPSVFLLGFVENFFWFGRLMMGRTALRLGTVCWILIFIFTIGFTIVEDARKPEDQSELREQWKAMPLKMKIKLWFHFGFRQRYPVDWLGERKPRRHGENIEMQRRGDTGGGNGGAGTGGRQVEDDTPLPVYSGPPSSVVGGTTAASSGPVLGNPNAVLASMGSGTVVISPMQTSFQTQSPVSPQRPYPNTGIAGDGFRAV, encoded by the coding sequence ATGGAAGGAACGGGCACATTGGCCTCACTGGCCATAATGGCCACTGGGTTTCAGCGAGCGCTGGCCAGCGAGTGGACTGGGTGGACTGGCACAGAGTTACAGGCCTATGCAACATCCTACTTGCCGTACGGCTGCAATCCGGAGGTTTTAACTGGGACAAGATCATGCGAGACCTACGTTCCACGCCCCTTTACAGTGAAACATACCAACATCCCCACCGGTGTCATACCCGCGttctcaacagcaacaaccaatATTTATTGGGGCATTGTGATGTCCACCATCATTCTGCCCGCTGACGCCATCCCCCGGTCAGAGCTAGAAGACTGGTACAAgttgccatcgccatcaatCCGGTCCCAATTCACGACCGACCTTTGGATCGTTGACCACATCCTCACCGCCCCAGCCAGCTGCCCAACCCCCTTCGAGTTTACCACATCCACCAGCCTCCAACCCTGGGCCGGCTGGTTCCCGTCCGAATTCCTCACCGAGTACATGCTCCCCAAAGCCACCGTCCTCCCAGTCCAGACGCATTCGACAAAGGGATACAACCCATCACTGGTCAGGGAGATCCACGTCAAGCCGACTAATCTACCCCCAACCCGCCACGGTGGCCCTCATGCACGCACATACTATGACTCGGTTGTCAGCAGCCTCAACACAACTTACGTCCAGAAGTGCCATCGCCCTGGCGGGCCGCGACCGCTGACTCAAGAGGAACGCTGCCCTTATACTTACGCCGGGAAGTGCAGCAAGGTCGAGCCGTGGAAGGTCATCATCGCAACTGTCATCCCGTCCGTCTTTCTTCTTGGATTTGTCGAAAACTTCTTTTGGTTCGGGCGGCTGATGATGGGCAGGACGGCCCTCCGGTTGGGAACGGTTTGCTGGATATTAATCTTCATTTTTACTATTGGGTTTACAATCGTAGAGGATGCAAGGAAGCCGGAGGACCAGTCTGAGCTGAGGGAGCAGTGGAAGGCGATGCCGCTTAAAATGAAGATCAAATTGTGGTTTCATTTCGGATTCAGGCAACGGTACCCGGTGGATTGGCTGGGGGAACGAAAGCCGAGGCGTCATGGGGAGAACATCGAGATGCAAAGACGTGGAGATACTGGCGGCGGTaatggaggagctgggacAGGAGGTCGGCAGGTGGAGGACGATACGCCTCTGCCGGTTTATTCTGgtcctccttcctcggtggttggtgggacTACGGCTGCTTCTTCTGGGCCGGTGTTGGGTAATCCAAACGCAGTGCTCGCATCAATGGGGTCTGGGACTGTTGTCATTAGTCCGATGCAGACTTCTTTCCAGACTCAGTCGCCCGTGTCCCCTCAGCGACCTTACCCGAATACAGGGATAGCTGGTGATGGGTTTCGAGCTGTTTGA
- a CDS encoding hypothetical protein (EggNog:ENOG503P2CV; COG:I) — protein sequence MQLPKVLTAIFYFFLKVQAVLLPVPHTLYLAKWTTSELINYGFPDPFNTSHTRRIMISRYTPVRKRDCLQTCRLPYMPEFIASVEDEIFQADMGATPWPRGVLASLEVEMCCKERRRDHHDKPRPLLLLGPGLNTTRYWYSGMGQSLAGMGFEVVVMDHPYETDVVQYPDGTVIYGGRVPADAEAVEELRFALEVRAKDATLVLDWLKVPKSAKVGFVGSSFGGPAAAVAMRRDGRIAAGVNLDGGMFGAGVAEGGAVRPFLIFGADGHNTTTDETWGRFWDATAERRPGLWMKELSVVNATHRTFLDFSLVGEVSEELRRVGFGGVVSGVWAMGMMTEYLTDFFRFALMGKGEGLLAGESGRFPEVKFLRSQGTQPL from the coding sequence ATGCAGCTCCCCAAAGTCCTGACAGCAATCTTCTACTTCTTCCTCAAAGTCCAGGCCGTCCTCCTTCCCGTCCCTCACACGCTCTACCTCGCCAAATGGACAACCTCAGAACTCATCAACTATGGGTTCCCAGACCCATTCAACACATCCCACACCCGCCGAATCATGATCTCGCGCTACACCCCAGTTCGAAAACGAGACTGTCTTCAAACCTGCCGGCTTCCTTACATGCCTGAATTCATCGCCTCGGTAGAGGATGAGATCTTCCAGGCCGACATGGGCGCCACACCCTGGCCACGAGGCGTGCTTGCTTCGCTAGAGGTGGAGATGTGCTGCAAGGAGAGACGACGTGACCATCACGACAAACCACGcccgcttcttctcctcggtcCCGGCCTCAACACAACACGGTATTGGTACTCGGGCATGGGGCAGAGTCTCGCTGGGATGGGCTTTGAAGTCGTGGTGATGGACCACCCTTACGAGACGGACGTGGTGCAATACCCTGATGGCACCGTCATTTACGGGGGACGGGTTCCTGCGGATGCggaggctgtggaggagttgaggtttGCGTTGGAGGTTAGGGCGAAGGATGCGACTCTTGTTCTTGACTGGCTCAAGGTTCCTAAATCAGCCAAGGTTGGCTTTGTGGGGAGTTCGTTTGGTGgaccggctgctgctgtggcgaTGAGGCGGGATGGGAGGATTGCTGCGGGGGTTAATCTTGATGGGGGTATGTTTGGTGCTGGGGTTGCTGAGGGTGGGGCGGTGAGGCCGTTTTTGATTTTCGGGGCAGATGGGCATAATACTACAACTGATGAGACTTGGGGACGGTTTTGGGATGCTACTGCGGAGAGGAGGCCTGGGTTGTGGATGAAGGAGTTGAGTGTGGTTAATGCGACGCATAGGACGTTTTTGGACTTTTcgttggttggggaggttagtgaggagttgaggagggttgggttCGGAGGTGTGGTTAGTGGGGTTTGGgcgatggggatgatgacggaGTATTTGACCGATTTTTTTCGGTTTGCgttgatggggaagggggaggggttgct